CCAAGTCTCGTGTCAAGACGTGACATTTGAACAACAATCTCTTTGTCACTCTCAACAACAAGAGAATATGGAACTTCTTTTGGAATAATTAGGCCTCCTATCAGCTCTGGCTTATTTAACCAGGTATGAATTGTTCTTCTTGCCTTGACAATAAAATAGTCACTTTCGACTGGTTCTCTGTCTTCAAAAAACACAGTAAGCTTTACTTTTGCGTCGCTATCCCCTGTGTTTACTATACACAAACACTCATGACCAGGAATTGACATTGAACCTTCTGATGGAATGTAACCATCTGGTATCACCCAAACTTTTTTCCCCAGATGTTTCAAATTAATTACCTCCTCTCATTTGAAGATTTTACAAATTTTTTGCTATGTACTCCAAAGTATCTTTTTGCATATTTAAATTAAATTCATGCCCATTTGGATAAAATTTGTATTCAAATTGGTTACCACAATCAAAATTTACAAAGTAACTTTTTATCCTCTCTACAGCAGACTGCATTGCATCTTTTGGAAAGAGACTATCATACTCACACTGCATAATAAAAAGTTTTCTTGGAGCAATCAAAGCTGCAACATCAGGCAGATCAAGAACCCTCGCAAAACCTGGAATATGAACCATAAAAGTATGTCTTGCAGTTTTGCCAAGCATTTTTTTGAATTCAGACATAAAAGCAATAATGATACTACATTTTATTTCATTTCTAAGGCTGCTCAAAAAAAGTGTCCTAAACCCCCCTAAGGAAAACCCCATACAAGCAATGCTGTTTTTGTCTATATCATCTCTTTGCAGAAGATAGTTAAACCACGCCAAATCTTCATTTAACAAAATACTTGACCAGTTTGTCCCATAAAGATTGATGTTCTTGAATATAATAGGTTCAAGCTGTGAGGATATTTTATTGAAAATCCGTATGTATTCATATGAACCTTCCTCATAATTCAAAAGCTCATCTATTGAGTTGTCATCCGCCAAAAGCTCAATCAACTCAGTAGAAAGCCTTCTTTTCCCAAAATAAAATGCATCGTGTGAAAATACAGCAAACCCGTTTTTTACAAACTCTAACGCCCACGGCAATGATGAGTAAAATTTTTTCTGGTATTCATTGACAAAAGTCTGGGTATTGTCTTGCCTGTATATTCTTTCTTTACCATAGTAGTAAAATCCACCATGGTCATGCAAAACAACCACCACAGGATAAGGTGGATCCAAATCTCTTGGTTTTAAAAGCACAGCTTCTGAGTGAATATCATTTAAATTTCCAGCTATAATCTCTTCTTTAAATTCACCATGGTCAATCTCAAATTTTTTATCTTCCCTGAATATCAGGCTTAAATTCAGGTAAAGAAGCGACGCCAATTTATCTACAATCTTTCTTTGCTCTTCAAAAATTTTCTGATTTGAAACTTCTTCTCCCCACTTGGTGCTTTCAGAAAAACTGTTGTGTTTTCCAAAGTATTTCTCAAAAATTTCTGACATCATTATCCCCTCAGATATCATTTTTTTATGCCTTGTTAATTGCAAATGTTGGATTTGTTCTTATTATACTACAACTTTTCTTTGGATTGAATGATTTTGGTGTTTTGCAAATTAAGATTAATATCAATATTTTAAGATATTTAAAAAGGTTGCAAATTCATTGATTTGATTTTATAATTTAAATTGGTGTTATAAAATACATGCGCCCGTAGCTCAGAGGATAGAGCGTAGGACTTCGAATCCTGTGGTCGGGGGTTCGACTCCCCCCGGGCGTGCCAAGTAGGATGTATCAAGGATTGAAGATGGTAGTAAAAGTTGGAAATTGGGATTAAAAAGCAGCAAGTCCTGTGGGGAATGTATACCACAGGATTTTCACACTACCACAGGACTACCATACAGCAAGCCATGACCACCAATCGCAATAAAAAATGCGAGAGGTGGTTTTTATTATGCCCAAAAGAAGCATTGTTAAGCTGGATTGGCAAGAAGCGTTGCAACAATTCTTATTTTTTAAGCGTGCCGTGGGAAGAAGTGAATTAACGCTTAGGGACTATGAGTATCACATAACGCACTTCTTTAAGCTTTATCCTAACTGCTTCCATGATGAACAGCAACTTAAAAAGTGTTTGTTAGAGTATCTTTCCCAACCTGTCAAACCTGCAACCTACAATTTAAGGTTGACCTACCTTAAAGCCTTTTTCAAATGGTGTGTTGAGGAGAACATTCTCAAATCCAATCCTTTAGAAGGACTTCCTAAGAAGAAAGCTGAAGGGCGAATTGTCAACATTGACACAGAGATTTTGGAAAAACTTTTGAAGTTACCAGATAAAAACACATTTTGCGGTTTGCGTGATTATGCTTTGATTTTGCTAACGTTGGACACAGGGATAAGACCAAAGGAAGCCTTCTCCCTCTTAATTGAACATTTTGACTTTAAGACGTTACAAGTTTTTATTCCCAGCGACGCAGCAAAAACAAGAGTGTCAAGGGTGCTGCCCATCCTACCAGTTACCGCAAACGCAGTAAAGAAGCTGATAGCAGTAAGACATCCTGAATGGGACGATAAAGTACCTGTCTTTTGCACAGTAACAGGTAGACCACTCACACGTGACATATGGCACGATAGAATGGAAATGTACAGTAAAAAGTTGGGAGTCAAGATAAGACCGTATGATTTGCGACATACTTTCGCATTATTGTATCTCAAAAACGGTGGTTATGAATTAAGCCTTCAAAAAACACTGGGACATACCACGTTGGAGATGACCAAGCGGTATGTGCATTTTACACAAAATGACCTGCGAGAAATTAACAATTCAGCTTCCCCGCTAAACATGTTATTGCAGCAAACAAAGAGAGTCAAGAACAAGTTGACAAAATAAGCCTTGCCCTAACAGTTAAGGGCAAGGCTTTTGTTTTGTGGGAATTGAATTTAGGTCATATGATGGGGTTAACATTTATTTTACCGCACGTTTTTGGGCATAAACCCTTTGTTTTGCGTTTTTACTTCTACACGTTGGACAATAATTTTTCCTTCCTTTCTGCGGTTTTCGGTCTTTACGTATATATGGCTGATGGCATAAATCACAAACACATAGTTGTTTTGCATTGCTTAAACATTGGGCAAGTTCGACCCAAATTTTTGAAAAACATCCCCAGCCAGTGTCAATATAGAGAGTGGGATAGCTTTCTTTTCCCCATTCTAACCATAAAGTTGTACCTGTCGCTTCTAACCAGCCATTAACTGTAGAGATTAAAAAGAAACGTTGTATTGAAATATCCCATTCACTCTCTTTTTCACACCAACCTATTGCTTTCCAAAGAGATGGAGGAACGGGCTTCCCTTCAACAAGCAAAGCGGCAGCGTCTAATATTGCTTTTACTTGTTTTGCGTAAAAGCGGTAGAACGAAAGCGGTTCAGCAGGAAACCATAAGCAATAGTCTATACATCCGTCGTACCCAACTTTTATTGACGATGGCAAAGGTGCCCAAATGCATTCTCTATGCTTAACACATAGCCACAATGGTCCCCATTTGGCAACAAATTCTAATATTTCATCATCGTTTGCGTCGGCTAACTTCACAAAGTCGTCTAACACACCTTCAACATTTTCTTTTTTCTGCCAGCCTATATCAGCTAACAAATTTTCTCCATTTTCAGAAGCCAAAATAAAAGGGTCATTTTTAACAGGCAATAATTTTTGCCATTCTTCGGGTATTGGGAACATAATACAATCTAAAAGCTTATTATCGATATTTGGCCATTTCCCCAGCCTTACATCAGGCGGCACCCAAACACCAGAAGTTTTTGGAACATAGGCTTTTAGACGAGAATTCTCATCTGTAAAGTTTACTAAATCCCATTCATCCCGTTCAGTCCATCTCATTTTTTTATCCCCCTTTACCTGAAATTTTACCTGAAGTAATTCCTTTTAGCAAGAGTTTTTGGTAACATTAAAAGCAGAAAATAAAAAAGGAGGGGAAGTAAAGATGACAAAACTTGAATTTTTAAGACGTCAAAGAGGGCTTACACAAACCAAATTAGGGTTTGCAATTGGAGTGAATCCTAACCTACTTAGTCAGATTGAAAGGGGTTGGCGAAAGCCGTATCCGAAATTGTTGCAAGGACTGGCGAATTATTTCGGTGTGCCAGTAGAAGAACTTGCCAATCCCGATGGCACATTAAAGGAGGTGGACAGTAAAACGGCATAAAAAAAAAAGTGGCTTAAAACCACCTAAATGAACAAGTAATTAATCCCCTTTTGATTTTGATTGTAACACAACCAAATGTCAAATGCTTTCTGAAAATGCGATAAGTTTTCAAACATGAAAGGAGGCGTCTTTATGGTCTTCAAGGTTTACAACAAATGTTTAGGACGTGAGGTTACTGCAGGACACTTCAATTCAAAAACAAAAGTCTTTTACAAAGCCGTTTCTACACACAGCAAGCTATTAGTCCTAAATGCGTATGGAATCGAAAAGTGCGTTGTTGAAGAACTCAAAGAAAGAGGTTGCAAACTCATACAAATAGAGGAAATTAACACCGGCAACATGTATGAAATAGATTTTGCCAAGTTTATTGAAAAAGCTATTTTGCGTACATTTGGCAATTCTACCGAACAGTATTATTTGCCGCTGAAATACTTTACAAAGGTTGAAAAGGCTTCTTAAAATCCTTCGCTGCCCTATTCGGTCATCGGTAGGGCGGCTTGATTGGTTTTTAAATCAGCAAAACAAAAAGGAGGGTCTCAAAGTGGAAACAAAAGACATTGTAAAGGCAATCAAAGAGAAAATTGATATTGTTGACTACATAGGACGGTTTTTGTCCTTACAAAAGGAAGGTAGCAGTTATAAAGCTATTTGTCCTTTTCATCCCGACAGGAACCCATCATTCTACATTAAACCCAACGAACAGTTTTTTCATTGCTTTGGTTGTGGAACTGGAGGCGACATTATTAGATTTGCCCAGCTTTACCACAACATATCCTTTGGGGAGGCGGTAAAAATGTTGGCTGCAGAAATTGGGCTGTCTATTAGCGATGACAAACAGGAAGAAAACAAGAAACAAACGGAAAAAATTCCTTACGAACAACTTATAACTTACGTGGAAAAATGTCAAGCAAACGCAAGTTTGGCGAAAAGTTATTTCGCAAGTAGGGGAATTTCTGAAAAGTTTATGGAGAAATATAATGTAGGATTTGACGTTGAAAACAATGCAGTTGTCTTCCCAATCGTACAGGATGGAAAAGTAATCTGTTGGACACGTCGCAACTTAAACAATCCAGACCGCAAATATGATTTCCCACAAGGTTACAATGCAATACCTTTCAATCTGGATGTACTCAAAGATGACAAGCAAACCAACGTTTTTATCACTGAAGGCGTCTTTGACGCTTTGACCATCGAGGAAGCCATTGGACAACCCGCGATTGCATTGAATAGTTGCACCAATCAGCAAAACTTTTTGCAAGAATTGAATCGAATCAAGCCGCAAGGTAAAAAATTCTTCATTTTGTTTGACAACGACCACGACGGAAAAGAACAAGCGAAAAAACTTTTTGACAAAATGAAAAAAGTTTACGATGTAGCACTTTGCAATTGGAATAATAACCTACCCTACAAAGATGTTAACGAATTCTGGATTGCAGACCCTGCAAATTGCACAAAATTTTTGCTTTGGCAATTAAAGACAGCTTTCTACCC
The DNA window shown above is from Caldicellulosiruptor owensensis OL and carries:
- a CDS encoding sensory rhodopsin transducer, which gives rise to MKHLGKKVWVIPDGYIPSEGSMSIPGHECLCIVNTGDSDAKVKLTVFFEDREPVESDYFIVKARRTIHTWLNKPELIGGLIIPKEVPYSLVVESDKEIVVQMSRLDTRLGNMALLSVIGFPIE
- a CDS encoding DnaB-like helicase C-terminal domain-containing protein, whose product is METKDIVKAIKEKIDIVDYIGRFLSLQKEGSSYKAICPFHPDRNPSFYIKPNEQFFHCFGCGTGGDIIRFAQLYHNISFGEAVKMLAAEIGLSISDDKQEENKKQTEKIPYEQLITYVEKCQANASLAKSYFASRGISEKFMEKYNVGFDVENNAVVFPIVQDGKVICWTRRNLNNPDRKYDFPQGYNAIPFNLDVLKDDKQTNVFITEGVFDALTIEEAIGQPAIALNSCTNQQNFLQELNRIKPQGKKFFILFDNDHDGKEQAKKLFDKMKKVYDVALCNWNNNLPYKDVNEFWIADPANCTKFLLWQLKTAFYPYALISIAPSYEEFIKSEKFATIPTGFKMLDDVLNGGLIAGNLYVFGAKPSVGKTTFLLQLIDNFLQQDYECVFLSAEMPKEEILTRIFCREYGLKRANVAVPAFDFYRKLRTRTAEAEEIQEYMDVVKDYTKKYAFKLHIVEEQKLESIPYILERLSKPILFIDYLQLLQPAKPYQSDKQRVDLIMEELFEIKNHFLIPVVAISSLNRENYDKDDITAFKESGSIEYSTAAAFLMQRDHDRVVHDKYKGNGYTITFKCVKNRYGRIGDDITMRFWGGIYLFEEIDDDNSL
- a CDS encoding alpha/beta hydrolase family protein gives rise to the protein MSEIFEKYFGKHNSFSESTKWGEEVSNQKIFEEQRKIVDKLASLLYLNLSLIFREDKKFEIDHGEFKEEIIAGNLNDIHSEAVLLKPRDLDPPYPVVVVLHDHGGFYYYGKERIYRQDNTQTFVNEYQKKFYSSLPWALEFVKNGFAVFSHDAFYFGKRRLSTELIELLADDNSIDELLNYEEGSYEYIRIFNKISSQLEPIIFKNINLYGTNWSSILLNEDLAWFNYLLQRDDIDKNSIACMGFSLGGFRTLFLSSLRNEIKCSIIIAFMSEFKKMLGKTARHTFMVHIPGFARVLDLPDVAALIAPRKLFIMQCEYDSLFPKDAMQSAVERIKSYFVNFDCGNQFEYKFYPNGHEFNLNMQKDTLEYIAKNL
- a CDS encoding tyrosine-type recombinase/integrase — protein: MPKRSIVKLDWQEALQQFLFFKRAVGRSELTLRDYEYHITHFFKLYPNCFHDEQQLKKCLLEYLSQPVKPATYNLRLTYLKAFFKWCVEENILKSNPLEGLPKKKAEGRIVNIDTEILEKLLKLPDKNTFCGLRDYALILLTLDTGIRPKEAFSLLIEHFDFKTLQVFIPSDAAKTRVSRVLPILPVTANAVKKLIAVRHPEWDDKVPVFCTVTGRPLTRDIWHDRMEMYSKKLGVKIRPYDLRHTFALLYLKNGGYELSLQKTLGHTTLEMTKRYVHFTQNDLREINNSASPLNMLLQQTKRVKNKLTK
- a CDS encoding helix-turn-helix domain-containing protein; translation: MTKLEFLRRQRGLTQTKLGFAIGVNPNLLSQIERGWRKPYPKLLQGLANYFGVPVEELANPDGTLKEVDSKTA